Proteins encoded in a region of the Trypanosoma brucei gambiense DAL972 chromosome 11, complete sequence genome:
- a CDS encoding Cyclin A/CDK2-associated protein, protein MVEEVSVQDVDFTEYCILESNDPTPVKFKVRREAAMMSGLLKDMLEDQNGGDPIIPIPNVSARTLKLVIKYMEHHHKERADPIEKPLKSNIEKIISPWDHDFLYTELVKDHDEKQHEVLIDVIMAANFLNVRDLLDLTCACVANMIRGKSAEQIRELFNIESDFTPEEEEKIREENRWCEEA, encoded by the coding sequence ATGGTGGAGGAGGTGTCGGTACAGGACGTGGACTTTACGGAATATTGCATCCTGGAGAGCAATGATCCGACGCCTGTTAAGTTTAAGGTGCGGCGTGAGGCCGCTATGATGTCAGGTTTGCTGAAGGACATGTTGGAGGACCAAAATGGTGGTGATCCCATCATTCCCATCCCTAACGTTTCCGCTCGCACACTCAAACTTGTGATTAAATACATGGAGCACCACCACAAGGAACGGGCTGATCCCATCGAGAAGCCACTTAAGTCAAACATTGAGAAGATCATCTCCCCGTGGGACCACGATTTCCTCTACACCGAACTGGTAAAGGATCATGACGAGAAACAACACGAGGTTCTCATCGACGTCATTATGGCGGCAAATTTTCTGAACGTGCGGGATCTACTGGATCTCACCTGTGCGTGTGTAGCGAACATGATCCGTGGGAAGTCTGCTGAGCAGATTCGAGAACTCTTCAACATTGAAAGCGACTTCACTcccgaagaggaggagaaaatacgGGAGGAGAACCGCTGGTGCGAAGAGgcgtaa
- a CDS encoding ABC transporter, putative, with amino-acid sequence MQEPFDANATGGVHEPSTTTLQMDSRSSATTGSVEVSTHDISLHAVRKDSNRIGDGVSGVHNCRASFMDMFWATVQRLFRQTVRRKSEVVLEVVVPLLFMTVTVILWSIWGTNHIDESPRIDYGALPRTMNPTIYQHFTCSAKLGGVPGLRVCRNKKEVECIKDEITAPFRGVCVHKRVGATTLVAFFANGFVGRIAPIPPLDTLIMHQWLARHANTRVLIPRGLIPNNRLSAIQSSGRLYFVGNASVVRGIVQHLGRVSHYFTNVYGGTFETLPEAQEEVRRQTLNWGIVHVRCFEPGSLDVQIYLNGTALPTLRETVANAYPGGFQHNRAEMYALSGYLTLQKEISEHHMGLFNPGMGLNITPYIMPQGFVEFTETPLLQTARGILPVLFGLAFLFTVTSRVHVNVMEKESKIRETILIMGMRKSVLNVVWFLKPLLIDLVVCSLITVLLKLTYMPRSGSVSLFVVIFVFALTTIPLSGVIACFFSKTRLALLVSPIIYFLMTLPYAVERPTNGLLCMISALLSPTAFISIVHGALAMEVSGGFHLTQLRIGGDPVCAEMLLIMLVADLVLYTLLMLYLDTVLQNDWGTKHPLFFITNPIRALFWERRKVGTSACPFTDGRADNGVFEDIGGTKEEATVVMAGLRKEYQRGGDTFVAVNNFCWSMGRGEISVLLGLNGAGKSTVINMITGMVKPDAGDCYVNGRSVRRELPAARQQMGFCPQHNILWPQLTCREHLEFFGKIKGLKGKALDLAVRHVLHETGLSEKSDDLAGHLSGGQKRMLSVGIAFVGGSPLVLLDEPTAGMDASSRRHAWGLLQRMAAHHTILLTTHFMDEADILGHRIAILNDGRLQCSGSSMFLKSKLGLGYSLTVVVRSKDNFCFVDDAVKKHVPGAELLSYCGCEVIYRLPLGGVAAFPSLIEKLEIASDVNLNSYSLAATTLEEVFLRVCGGQQCSAEKPRDCSSLWGRARHHAAGITQLKAIMLKRIFTALRDRRMHMLQVVCLTSVLLATVLIGSNPAQVGPLPLTFDLYDEKVIVDSANCGLFWGKSPGVPNVHISEISAKDTRELSIYGMKTWFAHEYPRYAAIFCGDRMLYNPKLRGMPVVMLYNSSALHQVAITMSMFYQLVLQRVSGVQANVSWSVGVLEDEATYVGALQLMLIGAIMMIPLTLISSNPLAWVVKERECGSLHMQRIAGLRLPIYWASNFLFDITMYFISVSAIVSVLMLFDQEDYVGSETIGAFITALMLYGLTSIVFAYLLSFLFREHSKAQLVVMGFNFVVGFLSVIVVYVFSLLEITRETSESLRWPFRFIPSFCVGEAIINISHFRFGKAVGNATSAFDMDVTGYPFIYLAVEFPIFSLLGFLFDHPRRRAWWNRRSYDRTKVFDEAHSGDSDVEEERCRVCLPMVDGPGYPPARVVNLSKKYPNGKEAVRDLFFLVSSGEIFALLGTNGAGKTTTMSILCQELMPTGGVVETCGCDIVKQGGKALRCIGYCPQFDTCIGLLSVEEHIRLQAGLYGMVGEEVENVVTDLLYMCDLTKYRKSLAGGLSGGNRRKLSLAVALVGGPGVIFLDEPTAGMDPIARRKIWSVIERAACQCAVVLTTHHLEEVEALAHRVAIMKDGTMRCVGRNAHLKDKYGAGYEMHICVAEGELPALVREFVDRQFAGATLRECKGRQLVYALPRSTSLADAFRTLESSKGLLGIVDYSVSQATIERVFLQITEQDEWVSKQTTEMDIV; translated from the coding sequence ATGCAAGAACCCTTTGACGCGAATGCTACTGGTGGCGTCCATGAGCCCTCGACAACAACACTGCAAATGGATTCTCGAAGCAGTGCAACAACCGGCAGCGTGGAAGTATCCACCCATGATATATCTTTGCACGCTGTGCGAAAGGACAGCAATCGCATAGGTGATGGTGTATCGGGTGTGCATAACTGTCGTGCGTCATTTATGGATATGTTTTGGGCAACTGTTCAGCGTTTATTCCGGCAAACTGTCCGGCGAAAGTCTGAGGTAGTTTTGGAAGTGGTAGTGCCACTTCTTTTCATGACTGTTACTGTCATTCTGTGGTCTATATGGGGTACTAATCATATTGATGAATCACCACGTATCGATTACGGGGCACTACCGAGGACCATGAACCCAACAATTTACCAGCACTTTACGTGCAGCGCTAAACTAGGTGGCGTACCAGGACTTAGAGTGTGTCGCAACAAGAAGGAAGTGGAGTGTATAAAAGACGAGATCACGGCTCCATTCAGAGGCGTTTGCGTGCACAAGAGAGTGGGTGCTACCACTTTGGTAGCTTTTTTTGCCAATGGGTTTGTCGGTCGTATTGCGCCCATTCCTCCACTTGACACGCTTATTATGCACCAATGGCTTGCACGTCACGCAAATACCCGAGTGCTAATACCTCGAGGCCTTATTCCAAACAACCGCTTGTCGGCCATTCAAAGTTCCGGTCGGCTGTACTTTGTAGGAAATGCCTCCGTGGTGAGGGGGATAGTACAACATTTGGGAAGAGTCTCTCACTATTTTACCAACGTTTACGGTGGGACCTTTGAAACTTTGCCAGAGGCTCAGGAAGAAGTGAGAAGGCAAACCTTAAATTGGGGGATTGTTCACGTCCGGTGTTTTGAGCCTGGCAGTTTAGACGTTCAAATTTACTTGAACGGCACAGCCCTGCCAACGCTTCGTGAAACCGTCGCTAATGCGTATCCGGGTGGGTTTCAACACAACAGAGCTGAAATGTACGCCCTCTCGGGATACCTTACTTTGCAAAAGGAAATATCGGAACATCATATGGGACTTTTCAATCCGGGTATGGGCTTGAACATCACGCCTTACATAATGCCGCAAGGCTTTGTGGAATTTACGGAAACCCCACTTCTCCAAACCGCTCGCGGAATTTTGCCGGTACTCTTCGGTCTCGCGTTTCTTTTCACTGTAACGTCTCGTGTGCACGTAAATGTGATGGAGAAAGAGTCCAAGATACGGGAAACCATTTTGATTATGGGTATGAGGAAGTCTGTGCTTAATGTGGTGTGGTTTCTGAAACCTCTGCTCATTGATCTTGTGGTGTGCTCCCTTATTACTGTATTGCTCAAGCTCACATATATGCCACGGAGTGGCTCGGTGTCCCTGTTCGTTGTAATATTTGTCTTCGCGTTGACAACTATTCCCCTGTCAGGTGTCATTGCGTGCTTCTTCAGCAAAACACGTCTCGCCTTGCTCGTATCCCCCATCATATACTTTCTGATGACCCTGCCATACGCTGTTGAGCGGCCAACAAATGGATTGCTGTGCATGATCTCAGCCTTGCTATCACCAACCGCATTTATTTCTATCGTGCACGGTGCCTTGGCCATGGAGGTATCGGGCGGCTTTCACCTTACGCAACTTCGAATCGGCGGGGACCCAGTGTGTGCCGAAATGTTGTTGATTATGTTGGTTGCCGACCTTGTACTTTACACACTTCTCATGCTATATTTGGACACAGTGCTGCAAAACGATTGGGGCACGAAACATCCACTTTTCTTCATAACGAACCCCATCAGGGCACTTTTTTGGGAACGTCGGAAGGTCGGGACATCCGCTTGCCCTTTCACTGATGGGCGTGCAGATAACGGTGTGTTTGAGGATATTGGGGGCACTAAAGAGGAAGCCACTGTAGTGATGGCAGGTCTTAGGAAAGAGTACCAACGCGGTGGAGACACTTTTGTCGCCGTCAACAACTTCTGTTGGTCGATGGGCAGAGGAGAAATATCCGTGCTGTTGGGTCTCAACGGTGCAGGTAAATCCACGGTGATAAATATGATAACAGGAATGGTGAAGCCTGACGCTGGCGACTGTTACGTGAATGGTCGATCCGTGCGAAGGGAGCTACCAGCGGCGCGTCAACAGATGGGTTTTTGTCCTCAACACAACATTCTATGGCCGCAGTTAACTTGTCGTGAGCACTTGGAGTTCTTTGGCAAGATCAAAGGTTTGAAGGGGAAGGCTTTGGACCTTGCAGTGAGGCATGTGCTGCACGAAACAGGACTATCTGAAAAAAGTGACGACCTCGCGGGACATCTCTCTGGTGGACAAAAACGGATGCTTTCGGTAGGCATTGCATTCGTGGGCGGCAGTCCACTTGTATTACTGGACGAGCCGACTGCGGGCATGGATGCCTCTTCCCGACGTCATGCATGGGGTTTATTGCAACGGATGGCAGCCCACCACACAATTCTTCTCACGACTCACTTCATGGATGAGGCAGACATACTTGGCCACCGTATCGCGATCTTGAATGATGGTCGGCTGCAGTGTTCCGGTAGCAGCATGTTCCTAAAGTCTAAATTGGGTTTGGGATATAGTCTTACCGTTGTTGTGCGATCAAAAGACAACTTCTGCTTTGTTGATGACGCTGTGAAAAAGCACGTGCCCGGAGCAGAGTTGTTGAGTTACTGTGGGTGTGAAGTGATTTATCGTTTACCATTGGGCGGCGTTGCTGCATTCCCGTCGCTGATCGAGAAGCTGGAAATAGCATCCGATGTAAACCTTAATTCTTATTCTCTTGCTGCTACAACCCTGGAGGAGGTCTTCCTGCGTGTTTGTGGTGGGCAGCAATGTTCTGCTGAGAAGCCGCGTGACTGCTCCTCCCTGTGGGGACGAGCGAGACATCATGCTGCAGGGATAACTCAGTTAAAGGCCATCATGTTGAAACGTATTTTCACAGCCTTGCGTGACCGGCGGATGCACATGTTGCAGGTTGTGTGCCTTACCAGTGTGCTGCTGGCAACGGTGTTGATAGGCTCTAATCCCGCACAGGTAGGGCCGCTTCCGTTGACTTTTGACCTCTACGATGAAAAAGTTATTGTCGATTCGGCCAACTGTGGTTTGTTTTGGGGAAAGAGCCCCGGTGTACCGAATGTTCACATCAGTGAAATATCTGCTAAAGACACTAGGGAACTCAGTATTTACGGCATGAAAACTTGGTTCGCCCATGAGTATCCACGGTACGCTGCTATCTTCTGTGGGGATAGGATGCTTTATAATCCCAAGCTGCGAGGAATGCCTGTAGTGATGCTGTACAACTCTTCCGCCCTTCACCAAGTGGCTATCACCATGTCAATGTTTTATCAACTTGTTTTGCAGCGTGTGTCAGGAGTGCAGGCCAATGTATCGTGGTCGGTTGGAGTACTCGAGGACGAGGCCACGTACGTCGGCGCGCTGCAACTCATGTTGATAGGTGCGATTATGATGATCCCGTTAACTCTTATTTCTTCTAACCCGCTAGCGTGGGTTGTGAAGGAACGGGAATGCGGATCGCTTCACATGCAGAGGATTGCCGGACTGAGGCTTCCCATCTACTGGGCAAGcaactttctttttgatatcactatgtattttatttcaGTATCTGCTATAGTTTCGGTATTGATGTTGTTTGACCAAGAGGATTACGTTGGTAGCGAGACAATTGGAGCGTTTATTACTGCACTTATGCTTTATGGGCTGACGAGCATCGTCTTCGCCTACTTGCTCAGTTTTCTATTCCGTGAACACTCGAAGGCGCAGCTGGTTGTGATGGGATTCAATTTTGTCGTTGGTTTCCTCTCGGTCATAGTGGTGTACGTATTTTCCCTGCTCGAAATAACAAGGGAGACGTCCGAAAGCCTCCGTTGGCCGTTTCGGtttattccttccttttgtgttgGGGAAGCTATCATCAATATTTCCCATTTCAGGTTCGGAAAAGCCGTAGGGAACGCGACGTCCGCATTCGACATGGATGTTACCGGTTACCCTTTCATCTATCTCGCCGTGGAATTCCccattttttcacttctggGGTTCCTCTTCGACCATCCACGGCGACGTGCGTGGTGGAATCGGCGGTCATACGACCGGACGAAGGTATTCGATGAGGCTCATAGCGGTGATTCagatgtggaagaggaacGGTGTCGTGTTTGCCTTCCCATGGTTGACGGACCGGGCTATCCCCCTGCGCGCGTTGTGAATCTTAGCAAAAAATACCCCAATGGCAAGGAGGCTGTACGTGACCTCTTCTTTTTGGTTTCTTCAGGCGAGATATTCGCATTACTTGGCACAAACGGCGCAGGAAAGACTACAACGATGTCGATCCTGTGCCAAGAGCTCATGCCTACGGGTGGGGTGGTGGAAACGTGCGGATGTGACATCGTGAAGCAAGGAGGGAAGGCTCTACGGTGCATCGGGTACTGCCCACAGTTTGACACCTGCATCGGCCTCCTGTCGGTGGAAGAGCACATACGACTGCAAGCCGGATTGTACGGTATGGTTGGcgaagaagtggaaaatgTTGTGACAGATTTGCTTTATATGTGCGACCTAACGAAGTATCGCAAATCGCTAGCGGGAGGGTTAAGCGGTGGTAATCGGCGCAAACTCAGCCTAGCTGTCGCTCTCGTTGGTGGGCCCGGTGTTATTTTCCTTGATGAACCAACAGCCGGAATGGACCCTATTGCCCGCCGCAAGATATGGTCCGTTATTGAACGTGCTGCATGCCAATGCGCGGTGGTTCTAACAACTCACCACCTCGAGGAGGTTGAGGCCCTCGCCCACCGTGTGGCCATTATGAAGGACGGAACGATGCGTTGCGTTGGCAGGAATGCTCATCTGAAAGACAAATATGGCGCCGGCTATGAAATGCACATTTGTGTAGCGGAGGGTGAGTTACCCGCGTTGGTACGAGAGTTCGTGGACAGGCAATTCGCAGGTGCTACTTTAAGGGAATGTAAGGGCAGACAACTTGTGTACGCACTTCCCCGCTCTACGTCGCTTGCAGATGCATTTCGAACGCTAGAGTCAAGCAAAGGCTTACTTGGTATCGTTGACTACAGTGTTTCGCAAGCAACAATTGAACGTGTGTTCCTTCAGATCACCGAGCAGGATGAATGGGTTTCCAAACAGACCACTGAAATGGATATCGTCTAG
- a CDS encoding eukaryotic release factor 3, putative, whose translation MSGWAQPGGFNPNANAFTPSHPQGQYPQQHQGHAGGAPQQGYYYQSPYQQQQQAGYNPAFVSQQGGYNPSYQQQGGYVPGYNHQMGGYNQGYGGQQGGYTPGYNQQRGGYNTVHNQQRFQSQQYDRAGQGTGQGGAPTQGYVNPPQQVEPEEQPKTSSAQTSKLSLGGGASEFVPPAKKAKAGTLSLSKKKVEETKPKEGNAKSDSQPKDNAGNTTTTTADDKKGSAKLTPEELREQVRCEIAKQREQNKKEFVRDPRPHFNIVFCGHVDAGKSTISGHLLMEKGLVDQREMEKLRREAEVHHREGWEYAYVMDVSEDERTKGITRETGAAYVETEKRRITVLDAPGHKAFVPSMIGGATQADVCVLVISSRTGEFETGFEKGGQTREHAMLVRTCGVKQMICVINKMDEVNWSKERYDAILGKLKPFLRQNGYDEEKAKNLIFIPIAGLTGDNLIRETAEGVCPWYKGPTMMSFIDELVLPETKSENDVLCIPLVGSYKDEGRVFVYGKVESGSVAVGEKIQILPSKQEAVVEGISIEATEFEKCYPGDNVHLRVRGVDEGDVHAGYVGTSVPTSLRAVEYFQARVVILDVKNIICAGSRVMLHAHAAQEEVSFHKLLAKVDKKTGEVVQKDPTHVKAGDVVIARMELERALVLEPHKDFDKMGRFMLREDGKTIAIGLVMKLYESTRESLANAGKA comes from the coding sequence ATGTCAGGTTGGGCACAACCAGGGGGGTTTAACCCCAACGCGAACGCCTTCACACCGTCACACCCACAGGGTCAATACCCACAGCAGCACCAGGGACACGCCGGAGGTGCGCCACAGCAGGGTTACTACTACCAGTCGCCttatcaacaacagcagcaagcggGGTACAACCCGGCTTTTGTCAGTCAACAAGGTGGCTACAATCCTTCATACCAACAACAGGGCGGATACGTCCCTGGTTACAATCATCAGATGGGAGGGTATAATCAAGGTTATGGCGGTCAACAGGGCGGTTATACTCCGGGATACAACCAGCAACGAGGCGGTTACAACACAGTGCATAATCAACAGCGGTTCCAATCACAACAATACGACCGCGCAGGCCAAGGTACTGGGCAGGGAGGCGCTCCCACTCAAGGTTATGTTAATCCTCCTCAACAGGTCGAGCCGGAAGAGCAACCGAAGACCTCTTCCGCCCAGACATCAAAGCTGTCTCTGGGTGGCGGTGCCTCCGAGTTTGTTCCACCGGCCAAGAAGGCAAAGGCAGGTACTCTTTCTCTCAGTAAGAAGAAGGTAGAAGAAACCAAACCCAAAGAGGGCAACGCAAAGAGCGATAGCCAACCGAAGGATAACGCCGGAAACACAACCACGACAACGGCTGACGACAAGAAGGGTTCTGCGAAGCTGACCCCGGAGGAACTTCGTGAGCAAGTGCGTTGCGAGATTGCCAAGCAACGtgagcaaaataaaaaggaatttGTTAGGGACCCTCGTCCACACTTCAACATTGTTTTCTGTGGTCACGTGGACGCGGGTAAATCGACCATCTCTGGACATCTTTTGATGGAGAAGGGGCTGGTGGACCAGCGTGAAATGGAGAAACTGCGGCGTGAGGCGGAGGTGCACCACCGTGAAGGTTGGGAGTACGCGTATGTGATGGACGTTTCGGAGGATGAGCGAACGAAAGGAATCACGCGTGAAACCGGAGCTGCGTATGTTGAAACAGAGAAGCGCCGGATAACGGTTCTCGATGCCCCCGGCCACAAAGCGTTTGTACCGTCAATGATTGGAGGTGCAACCCAGGcagatgtgtgtgtgctggtCATCTCCAGTCGTACTGGTGAGTTCGAGACAGGTTTTGAGAAAGGTGGCCAGACCCGCGAACATGCTATGCTTGTCCGTACGTGTGGCGTGAAGCAAATGATCTGTGTTATCAACAAAATGGACGAGGTCAACTGGAGCAAGGAGCGTTACGATGCCATACTGGGGAAGCTAAAACCCTTTCTTCGTCAGAACGGTTACGATGAAGAGAAGGCCAAAAACCTCATATTTATTCCGATTGCTGGCCTTACGGGTGACAATCTCATCCGCGAAACAGCAGAAGGCGTCTGTCCGTGGTACAAAGGACCAACAATGATGAGCTTCATCGACGAGCTTGTTTTACCAGAGACGAAAAGCGAAAACGATGTCCTTTGTATTCCACTTGTTGGGTCATACAAGGATGAGGGTCGCGTTTTTGTGTATGGCAAGGTAGAGTCTGGCTCCGTGGCTGTTGGGGAAAAGATTCAGATACTTCCAAGCAAGCAGGAGGCGGTTGTTGAAGGCATTTCAATTGAGGCGACAGAGTTTGAGAAATGTTATCCTGGAGACAACGTCCACCTTCGCGTTCGCGGCGTGGATGAAGGCGACGTTCACGCTGGCTACGTGGGTACATCGGTTCCGACGTCACTTCGCGCTGTTGAGTACTTCCAGGCCCGTGTGGTGATACTGGACGTGAAAAATATTATATGTGCTGGATCGCGTGTCATGTTGCACGCTCACGCGGCGCAGGAGGAGGTTTCTTTCCACAAACTTCTGGCTAAAGTGGATAAAAAGACGGGTGAGGTTGTGCAGAAGGACCCCACACACGTGAAGGCTGGAGATGTTGTGATCGCTCGAATGGAGTTGGAGCGCGCGCTCGTGCTCGAGCCCCACAAGGATTTTGACAAAATGGGTCGTTTCATGTTGCGTGAAGACGGTAAGACCATTGCTATTGGTCTTGTCATGAAGCTCTATGAATCTACTAGGGAGTCGCTGGCGAACGCAGGTAAAGCTTAA
- a CDS encoding 40S ribosomal protein S15A, putative, giving the protein MTMMSVLANALRCIAGAERRGKRQVLIRPSSKVVVKFLQVMQKHGYIGEFEIVDDHRAGKIVVNLNGRLNKCGAICPRFDCTARDFEKWVKNILPSRQFGFVVLTTSLGIMDHEEARARNTGGKVLGFFY; this is encoded by the coding sequence ATGACAATGATGAGCGTTCTGGCGAATGCGCTCCGCTGCATTGCGGGCGCAGAGCGCCGCGGCAAGCGTCAGGTTCTCATCCGACCCTCCTCGAAGGTTGTGGTGAAGTTCTTGCAAGTCATGCAAAAACACGGATACATTGGCGAGTTCGAGATTGTCGATGACCACCGTGCGGGGAAGATTGTCGTGAACCTCAATGGTCGTCTAAACAAGTGTGGTGCCATTTGCCCTCGCTTCGATTGTACCGCCCGTGACTTCGAGAAATGGGTGAAGAACATCCTCCCGAGTCGTCAATTTGGTTTCGTGGTGCTCACGACATCACTTGGCATCATGGACCACGAAGAAGCCCGTGCACGTAACACTGGTGGTAAGGTACTCGGCTTCTTTTACTAG